The Eurosta solidaginis isolate ZX-2024a chromosome 4, ASM4086904v1, whole genome shotgun sequence genome includes a window with the following:
- the LOC137248484 gene encoding uncharacterized protein — protein sequence MYKLPTNAKRNKRNNKSNKKTDKQYVQRQQLSAIRAMGNNTSRRRARASVNNSNAAAVAGASSTSLPHAPPESMYDALRVHRRGMLETCKSIPAPSKLRLKAASEVTSEMCGNALEQSILDSNTMQSSESTVGPTRPDQHARCSAKRSSSLHATKKTTDASKTTYIECDTKIATTKTHTKPLTDARTHKIVLETHAALATASQLTKENTNAIKYATKTTVNTANERMTKAVGETETAEVCSVELRRAQSADRLTSQSTTMPISADAQVDMKSKFSENKCPLAVLTNVSNQRKLEANSTISASAQQPHSNNNQLLSNRWSLVHDINRAEYESTSTKQSNSENSTEDIERSLNLAARKAKLKSEFFRDFALHEVSNKRLTKSTTVIDVCGKDSTEPFLEKNQKSLLNLRIGVSGTTTFPPLPATVLPTIAVHESETPATTSIVAKRKLDLKRKFEQQTAPKTLPTSEQYLPASNVFPRVEKLVQKFDTKSTSPVRKMIVNPNKTNQAADSNMLTLKPDVLEQRNSPVSDEGCNLGQSPYSSDNEDNDTTNMGKSKRKEKVARSASSDSALGLEVDESMDTTPAQQPTGTQQRRMTLTVTDLPLRPALLPLAEPTALPDSPPIDLPQQISNILPAPATIPSKVLLEERFVELPDDPRSLAPSQPCSRRESAQSCISDFTATECPGGRRFVRTPSVVVSDYSDEVMCGITLEEIEYFRAQRMRRRHSSLDTANEGEGESDVSESSSCSNLYYCGSTISALDGNECYINGIPTPLDRKTSACSTCSASADEESFTIPEDRQPPNKDLADLLAAQHLSTKQTTTKKVGLVVPMNENSSEKAPY from the coding sequence ATGTATAAATTGCCCACTAACGCGAAGAGAAATAAGCGCAACAATAAAAGTAACAAAAAGACTGACAAACAGTACGTTCAACGCCAACAATTGTCAGCCATAAGAGCAATGGGCAATAATACAAGTCGGCGCAGAGCCAGAGCAAGCGTAAACAACTCAAATGCGGCTGCGGTCGCTGGTGCGTCTTCAACTTCATTGCCTCATGCTCCCCCAGAGTCTATGTATGATGCATTACGTGTACACAGGCGAGGTATGCTCGAAACATGCAAAAGCATTCCAGCGCCTTCGAAATTAAGGCTAAAAGCAGCGTCGGAAGTGACGTCTGAGATGTGCGGAAATGCGCTCGAGCAAAGCATTTTAGATTCCAATACTATGCAGTCTAGTGAGAGCACTGTTGGACCCACGCGCCCAGATCAACATGCGCGCTGCTCAGCAAAGAGATCAAGTTCGTTACATGCCACAAAAAAGACAACTGACGCGAGCAAAACCACATACATAGAATGTGACACAAAAATAGCTACAACAAAAACGCACACAAAACCATTAACCGATGCGCGTACACATAAAATTGTGCTAGAGACGCACGCGGCTTTAGCGACGGCGAGTcaattaacaaaagaaaacacAAATGCAATAAAGTACGCTACAAAAACCACAGTCAATACCGCAAATGAAAGAATGACGAAGGCTGTAGGAGAAACGGAAACGGCGGAGGTTTGTTCGGTTGAGTTAAGACGAGCGCAATCGGCGGATCGTTTGACGTCGCAGTCAACTACTATGCCGATATCGGCTGACGCGCAGGTAGATATGAAATCAAAATTCAGTGAAAATAAATGCCCGTTGGCAGTGCTAACGAATGTTAGTAATCAGAGAAAACTTGAAGCGAACAGTACGATATCAGCATCAGCCCAACAACCTCACAGCAATAATAATCAATTGCTGAGCAACAGGTGGTCATTAGTTCACGATATAAACAGGGCAGAATATGAATCTACAAGCACCAAGCAATCAAATTCGGAAAATAGTACTGAAGATATAGAGCGCTCATTGAATTTGGCTGCACGCAAAGCTAAATTGAAATCGGAATTCTTTCGCGATTTTGCACTGCATGAAGTATCCAATAAGCGGTTAACAAAATCTACGACAGTTATTGACGTCTGTGGCAAGGACTCAACCGAACCCTTTCtagagaaaaatcaaaaaagccTTCTGAATTTGCGTATTGGTGTTAGCGGTACAACGACATTCCCACCGTTACCTGCCACAGTATTACCTACAATCGCAGTACACGAAAGCGAAACTCCCGCAACCACATCAATAGTGGCGAAGCGCAAGTTAGATTTGAAGCGTAAGTTTGAACAACAAACGGCGCCAAAGACATTACCTACAAGTGAACAGTACTTGCCTGCCAGCAACGTATTTCCACGCGTTGAGAAATTAGTACAAAAGTTCGATACCAAATCGACAAGCCCTGTAAGAAAAATGATTGTTAATCCAAATAAGACGAACCAGGCAGCCGATAGCAACATGTTGACATTGAAGCCGGATGTGTTGGAGCAACGCAACAGTCCAGTCTCGGACGAAGGCTGCAATCTGGGACAGAGTCCATACTCCTCGGATAACGAGGACAATGACACTACAAACATGGGCAAATCAAAACGGAAAGAAAAAGTTGCGCGTTCAGCGAGTAGTGATTCCGCGCTCGGTTTGGAGGTCGACGAGTCTATGGATACGACACCCGCACAGCAACCTACTGGTACACAACAGCGCAGAATGACGCTCACTGTCACCGATTTGCCATTGCGTCCAGCGCTCTTGCCATTAGCCGAACCCACTGCTCTGCCTGATTCACCACCCATTGACTTGCCGCAGCAAATCAGCAACATTTTACCAGCACCAGCCACCATACCCAGCAAAGTGCTGTTGGAAGAACGCTTTGTAGAGCTGCCAGATGATCCACGTTCTTTGGCGCCTTCGCAACCTTGTTCGCGACGCGAGTCTGCGCAGAGTTGCATTAGTGACTTCACGGCTACAGAGTGTCCTGGTGGACGACGTTTTGTGCGCACACCATCTGTTGTTGTTTCGGATTATTCCGATGAAGTAATGTGCGGCATAACGCTCGAAGAAATTGAATATTTCCGTGCACAGCGCATGCGACGACGACATTCCTCACTAGACACAGCCAACGAGGGCGAAGGTGAATCTGATGTTAGCGAAAGCTCCTCCTGTAGCAATCTGTACTATTGTGGTTCTACAATATCAGCATTAGATGGGAATGAATGTTACATAAATGGCATTCCCACGCCTTTGGATCGTAAGACAAGCGCCTGCTCGACCTGCTCAGCAAGCGCCGATGAAGAATCGTTCACCATTCCTGAAGATCGACAACCACCGAACAAGGATTTGGCCGATTTGTTAGCAGCACAGCATTTGAGCacgaaacaaacaacaacaaaaaaggtagGTTTGGTGGTACCAATGAATGAGAATTCGAGCGAGAAGGCTCCTTATTGA